A stretch of the Comamonas testosteroni TK102 genome encodes the following:
- a CDS encoding helix-turn-helix domain-containing protein, producing the protein MSPASLATSTQAAAHPGARHSLLAQARQQLLAMDSSHALVPSGLAPWLWRSWQRCVAQGRHPAQTVEFEAVGPHALRHAQDKHQLLLQAARPVMTQLVAAVGAMRYFCLLTDAQGLALEVQGPVDHSDLRALAVGRVGVDLSERGVGTSAIGATLAELSPVWLHRQEHFFDDLRDYSCAGAPVFGPQGECLGMLDITGIDVPERPELLLLALRCARAIEDRLLRALPHTLLLRVNWPGGPLGQEGEGLMVFDAEGRLLGSNTVARQLVPRPLQAPGEDSLIQSHELLALPWSHLIEHARQRPEAPMQLPLWSGLRLLALAQAGPLLRAPVMTGSGAASRGLPANAMATPLRTSELLLIQQAMQEAHGNVSVAARNLGLSRATLYRRLASK; encoded by the coding sequence ATGTCGCCCGCCAGCCTCGCCACATCCACGCAAGCCGCAGCCCATCCAGGTGCACGCCATTCCCTGCTTGCCCAGGCCAGGCAGCAGTTGCTGGCGATGGACTCATCCCATGCGCTGGTACCGTCTGGTCTTGCCCCCTGGCTCTGGCGCTCTTGGCAGCGCTGCGTGGCGCAGGGCCGTCATCCCGCTCAAACAGTGGAGTTCGAGGCCGTCGGACCTCACGCGCTGCGCCACGCCCAGGACAAGCACCAGCTGCTGCTGCAGGCCGCACGTCCGGTCATGACGCAACTGGTCGCGGCCGTGGGCGCCATGCGCTACTTCTGTCTGCTGACCGATGCCCAGGGACTGGCCCTGGAAGTTCAAGGCCCCGTGGACCACAGCGATCTGCGCGCGCTGGCCGTGGGCCGTGTCGGTGTGGATCTGTCCGAGCGCGGCGTGGGCACCTCGGCCATAGGCGCGACACTGGCCGAACTCAGCCCGGTATGGCTGCACAGGCAGGAGCATTTTTTCGACGATCTGCGCGACTACAGCTGCGCAGGCGCACCGGTATTCGGCCCTCAGGGCGAATGCCTGGGCATGCTGGACATCACCGGCATTGATGTCCCCGAGCGCCCCGAGCTGCTGCTGCTGGCGCTGCGCTGCGCACGCGCCATCGAAGATCGATTGCTGCGGGCCCTGCCTCACACCCTGCTGCTGCGCGTGAACTGGCCCGGCGGGCCGCTGGGCCAGGAGGGCGAAGGCCTGATGGTGTTTGATGCCGAAGGCCGATTGCTGGGCAGCAATACCGTGGCCAGGCAACTGGTGCCACGTCCTCTGCAAGCCCCCGGGGAGGACTCGCTCATTCAGAGCCATGAGCTGCTGGCCCTGCCCTGGAGCCATCTGATCGAGCATGCGCGCCAGAGGCCCGAGGCGCCAATGCAACTGCCGCTGTGGTCCGGTCTGCGCCTGCTGGCGCTGGCACAGGCCGGCCCCTTGCTGCGCGCTCCCGTCATGACGGGCTCCGGCGCAGCCAGCCGGGGATTGCCTGCCAATGCCATGGCCACGCCGCTGCGCACCAGCGAGTTGCTGCTGATTCAGCAGGCCATGCAGGAGGCGCACGGAAATGTAAGCGTGGCAGCCCGCAACCTGGGATTGAGCCGGGCCACACTCTACCGTCGACTCGCCAGCAAATAA
- a CDS encoding TRAP transporter substrate-binding protein produces the protein MDRRSILKNAGIAGVLAAGAAPAVHAQAAVRWRLASSFPKSLDTIFGSAEKLSQVVKAMSGGKFEISVHPAGELMPAFGVVDALQGDTIDMAQTAAYYFTGKDPIFAFSCAVPFGLTTLQMNGWKDHGNGRKLLDAFFAKYNFKTASAGNTTTQMGGWYRKEIKTVEDLKGLKMRLGGGVFGEAMAKLGVVAQNMPAGDVYQALEKGTLDAVEFVGPYDDEKLGFNKVAPYYYYPGWWEGSADLEFFINLKKYNALSPENKAILDAATRVAAADMTSKYQVLNPQAIKRLVANKTQLKMFPKPLMDAGFKASMEVFAEHEAKSPEFKKIHQDMRAFQRDQILWNRFSEFPFNQYMATAKI, from the coding sequence GTGGATCGTCGTTCCATTCTGAAAAATGCCGGTATCGCTGGCGTGCTGGCTGCGGGCGCCGCACCTGCTGTTCACGCCCAGGCCGCCGTGCGCTGGCGCCTGGCCTCGAGCTTTCCCAAGTCGCTGGACACCATCTTCGGCAGCGCTGAAAAGCTGTCGCAAGTGGTCAAGGCCATGTCGGGCGGCAAGTTCGAGATCTCGGTGCACCCCGCTGGCGAGCTGATGCCTGCTTTCGGTGTGGTGGATGCACTGCAGGGCGACACCATCGATATGGCACAGACTGCTGCCTACTACTTCACGGGCAAGGATCCCATCTTCGCCTTCAGCTGCGCCGTGCCCTTCGGCCTGACCACGCTGCAGATGAACGGCTGGAAAGACCATGGCAATGGCCGCAAGCTGCTGGATGCCTTCTTTGCCAAGTACAACTTCAAGACTGCATCCGCAGGCAACACCACGACCCAGATGGGTGGCTGGTACCGCAAGGAAATCAAGACCGTGGAAGACCTCAAGGGTCTGAAGATGCGTCTGGGTGGCGGCGTGTTCGGCGAAGCCATGGCCAAGCTGGGCGTGGTGGCACAGAACATGCCTGCTGGCGATGTCTATCAAGCCCTGGAAAAGGGTACGCTGGATGCCGTGGAATTCGTCGGTCCCTACGACGATGAGAAGCTGGGCTTCAACAAGGTTGCTCCCTACTACTACTACCCCGGCTGGTGGGAAGGTTCTGCCGACCTGGAGTTCTTCATCAACCTGAAGAAGTACAACGCACTGTCGCCCGAGAACAAGGCGATCCTGGACGCTGCAACCCGCGTGGCTGCTGCCGACATGACCAGCAAGTACCAGGTGCTCAACCCTCAGGCCATCAAGCGCCTGGTGGCCAACAAGACCCAGCTGAAGATGTTCCCCAAACCGCTGATGGATGCCGGTTTCAAGGCTTCCATGGAAGTGTTTGCCGAGCACGAAGCCAAGTCGCCCGAATTCAAGAAGATTCACCAGGACATGCGCGCTTTCCAGCGCGACCAGATCCTGTGGAACCGCTTCTCCGAGTTCCCCTTCAATCAGTACATGGCGACTGCCAAGATCTGA
- a CDS encoding (2Fe-2S)-binding protein — protein MNVQFTVNGRTASIDVPPNTLLVQALREQLRLTGTHVGCDTSQCGACTVLVNGKAIKSCTMLAVQAQGAEVQTIEGMAAADGTMHPMQAAFKQCHGLQCGFCTPGMVMSAVDLCRQKPGATDAEIRELLEGNICRCTGYQNIVAAVKAGRDGMSAT, from the coding sequence ATGAATGTTCAGTTCACGGTCAATGGCCGCACGGCCAGCATTGACGTCCCCCCCAATACCTTGCTGGTGCAGGCGCTGCGTGAACAGCTGCGCCTGACGGGTACCCATGTGGGCTGCGATACCAGCCAGTGCGGAGCCTGCACGGTGCTGGTCAATGGCAAGGCCATCAAGTCCTGCACCATGCTGGCCGTGCAGGCCCAGGGTGCCGAGGTCCAGACCATAGAGGGCATGGCTGCTGCCGATGGAACCATGCACCCCATGCAGGCGGCCTTCAAGCAGTGTCATGGCCTGCAGTGCGGCTTCTGCACGCCCGGCATGGTGATGAGTGCGGTGGATCTCTGCCGCCAGAAGCCCGGCGCCACCGATGCCGAGATCCGCGAACTGCTCGAAGGCAATATCTGCCGCTGCACGGGCTACCAGAACATCGTCGCCGCCGTCAAAGCGGGTCGCGACGGCATGAGCGCCACCTGA
- a CDS encoding TRAP transporter large permease — protein MEFIATNYAPIMFAGLICFLLLGFPVAFSLGAAGLAFGFLGIELGVFPSSVMAWLPQRLIGIMANDTLLAVPFFTLMGLILERSGMAEDLLDTVGQVFGPIRGGLALAVIFVGALLAATTGVVAASVISMGLISLPIMLRYGYDRRLASGVIAASGTLAQIIPPSLVLILMADQLGKSVGDMYKGAFIPGFMLMGLYVLWVVILAIFKPKMVPALPLEARIYREANGNSGYTSLVVVMGLSTIVAIFLASHMADLHTWWQGKEITEVATDEKIVTAMCGGTFIAFVIASLNRVLKLGLLSKLAERVTFVLIPPLLLIFLVLGTIFLGIATPTEGGAMGAMAALIMGFARRRLNMDLLKQALASTTKLASFVMFIMIGATTFSLVFQAADGPKWVEHLLTSLPGGQVGFLIVVNIMIFFLAFFLDYFELSFIVVPLLGPVAEKMGIDLIWFGVLLAVNMQTSFMHPPFGFALFFLRSVAPDKQYVDKVTHKVIEPVTTMQIYKGAVPFVLIQLVMVGVLIAFPGIVTGALDKPVVVDMNKVGDEMLNQLNDAGGGYGADNPFGAPEGGEEGSAPAEGSQPAPAAPDASGYGSDDPAKALQDSLSSAPAAK, from the coding sequence ATGGAATTCATCGCTACCAACTACGCCCCCATCATGTTTGCGGGGCTGATCTGCTTTTTGCTGCTGGGCTTTCCAGTCGCCTTCAGCCTGGGCGCTGCGGGCCTGGCCTTCGGCTTTCTGGGCATAGAACTGGGCGTCTTCCCCTCCTCCGTGATGGCATGGCTGCCCCAGCGCCTGATCGGCATCATGGCCAACGACACCCTGCTGGCCGTACCCTTCTTCACCTTGATGGGCCTGATTCTCGAACGCTCCGGCATGGCGGAGGACCTGCTTGACACTGTCGGTCAGGTGTTCGGCCCCATCCGCGGGGGTCTGGCGCTGGCCGTGATCTTTGTGGGCGCCCTGCTGGCGGCCACCACCGGTGTGGTTGCCGCTTCGGTGATCTCCATGGGCCTGATCTCTCTGCCCATCATGCTGCGCTACGGCTATGACCGCCGCCTGGCATCGGGCGTTATCGCGGCCTCGGGCACGCTGGCCCAGATCATCCCGCCCTCGCTGGTGCTGATTCTGATGGCCGACCAACTGGGCAAGAGCGTGGGCGATATGTACAAGGGCGCCTTCATCCCCGGCTTCATGCTCATGGGCCTGTATGTGCTGTGGGTGGTGATTCTGGCCATCTTCAAGCCCAAGATGGTGCCTGCCTTGCCCCTGGAGGCACGCATCTACCGCGAAGCCAACGGCAACTCCGGCTATACCTCGCTGGTCGTGGTGATGGGCCTGTCCACCATCGTGGCCATCTTCCTGGCCAGCCATATGGCCGACCTGCACACCTGGTGGCAGGGCAAGGAAATCACCGAAGTCGCCACCGACGAGAAGATCGTCACCGCCATGTGCGGCGGCACCTTCATCGCCTTCGTGATCGCCTCGCTCAACCGGGTCCTCAAGCTGGGCCTGCTGTCCAAGCTGGCCGAGCGCGTGACCTTTGTGCTGATCCCCCCCCTGCTGCTGATCTTCCTGGTGCTGGGCACCATCTTCCTGGGCATTGCAACACCTACCGAAGGCGGTGCCATGGGCGCCATGGCGGCACTGATCATGGGTTTTGCCCGCCGTCGCCTGAACATGGACCTGCTCAAGCAGGCCCTGGCCTCGACCACCAAGCTGGCCAGCTTTGTGATGTTCATCATGATCGGCGCCACCACCTTCAGTCTGGTCTTCCAGGCTGCAGACGGCCCCAAGTGGGTGGAACATCTGCTGACCAGCCTGCCCGGCGGCCAGGTGGGCTTCCTGATCGTGGTCAACATCATGATCTTCTTCCTGGCCTTCTTCCTGGACTACTTTGAACTCTCGTTCATCGTGGTGCCGCTGTTGGGCCCCGTGGCCGAGAAGATGGGCATCGACCTGATCTGGTTCGGCGTACTGCTGGCCGTGAACATGCAGACCTCGTTCATGCATCCGCCCTTCGGCTTTGCACTGTTCTTCCTGCGCTCCGTCGCACCGGACAAGCAGTACGTGGACAAGGTCACCCACAAGGTGATTGAGCCCGTCACCACCATGCAGATCTACAAGGGTGCCGTGCCCTTTGTGCTGATCCAGTTGGTGATGGTGGGCGTGCTGATCGCCTTCCCCGGCATCGTGACCGGCGCGCTCGACAAACCCGTGGTCGTGGACATGAACAAGGTGGGCGACGAAATGCTCAACCAGCTCAACGATGCCGGCGGCGGCTATGGTGCGGACAACCCGTTTGGAGCGCCTGAAGGCGGCGAAGAAGGTTCGGCCCCTGCAGAAGGCAGCCAGCCGGCTCCGGCAGCGCCCGATGCCAGCGGCTACGGCTCGGATGACCCTGCCAAGGCCTTGCAGGATTCACTGAGTTCGGCACCTGCCGCCAAGTAA
- the dxs gene encoding 1-deoxy-D-xylulose-5-phosphate synthase translates to MSTNTSSLLHNINDPADMRGLSRAQLKTLAAELRTYVIDSVSRIGGHLSSNLGTVELTVALHSVFNTPYDRIVWDVGHQTYPHKILTGRRDHMATLRQFGGLSGFPQRAESEYDTFGTAHSSTSISAALGMALAAKQKGEDRRAIAVIGDGAMTAGMAFEALNNGGVHDANLLVILNDNDMSISPPVGALNRYLAQLMSGQFYAKARDVGKSVLKQVPPLLELAKRLEQQAKGMVVPATMFEQFGFNYIGPIDGHDLDSLIPTLENIKGLKGPQFLHVVTKKGQGYKLAEADPVAYHGPGKFDPAVGLVKSATPAKQTFTQVFGHWLCDMAAKDQRLVGITPAMREGSGMVEFHKRFPGRYYDVGIAEQHAVTFAGGMACEGVKPVVAIYSTFLQRAYDQLIHDVALQNLPVVFALDRAGLVGADGATHAGAYDIAFVRCIPNMSMACPADERETRQLLTTAYEQDHPVCVRYPRGAGVGMTPLESLEGLPFGKGEMRRESSSKKVAILAFGTLLYPALQAAEALDASVANMRWAKPLDEALLLKIAAEHELIVTLEEGCVMGGAGSAVMECLAANGLSRSVLQLGLPDAFIEHGDPAKLLALQGLDAAGIEASIRKRLAAG, encoded by the coding sequence ATGTCCACGAATACTTCTTCCCTGCTGCACAACATCAACGATCCCGCAGACATGCGCGGCCTCTCGCGTGCCCAGCTCAAGACGCTGGCCGCAGAGCTGCGCACCTATGTGATCGACAGCGTCTCAAGGATCGGCGGGCACCTCAGCTCCAACCTGGGGACGGTGGAGTTGACCGTGGCGCTGCACTCGGTGTTCAACACGCCCTATGACCGCATCGTCTGGGACGTGGGCCACCAGACCTATCCGCACAAGATTCTGACCGGTCGCCGCGATCACATGGCCACCCTGCGCCAGTTCGGCGGCCTGTCCGGCTTTCCTCAGCGTGCCGAGAGCGAGTACGACACTTTTGGCACGGCACACTCGTCCACCAGCATCTCTGCCGCGCTGGGCATGGCACTGGCCGCCAAGCAAAAAGGCGAGGATCGCCGTGCAATCGCCGTGATCGGCGACGGTGCGATGACGGCCGGCATGGCTTTCGAGGCACTGAACAACGGCGGCGTGCATGACGCCAATCTGCTGGTCATCCTCAACGACAACGATATGAGCATCAGCCCGCCCGTGGGCGCGCTCAATCGCTATCTGGCACAGCTGATGAGCGGGCAGTTCTATGCCAAGGCCCGCGATGTGGGCAAGAGCGTTCTCAAGCAGGTGCCGCCCTTGCTGGAGCTGGCCAAGCGCCTGGAACAGCAGGCCAAGGGCATGGTCGTGCCTGCCACCATGTTCGAGCAGTTCGGCTTCAACTACATCGGTCCCATCGACGGTCATGACCTCGACTCGCTGATCCCCACGCTGGAGAACATCAAGGGTCTCAAGGGCCCGCAGTTCCTGCATGTGGTTACCAAGAAGGGCCAGGGCTACAAGCTGGCCGAGGCCGATCCCGTGGCCTATCACGGGCCCGGGAAATTCGATCCGGCCGTCGGTCTGGTCAAGTCCGCCACGCCTGCCAAGCAGACCTTCACCCAGGTGTTCGGCCACTGGCTCTGCGATATGGCTGCCAAGGACCAGCGTCTGGTCGGCATCACGCCTGCCATGCGCGAGGGCTCGGGCATGGTGGAGTTCCACAAGCGCTTTCCAGGTCGCTACTACGACGTGGGCATTGCCGAGCAGCATGCCGTGACCTTTGCCGGCGGCATGGCCTGCGAAGGCGTCAAGCCCGTGGTGGCCATCTATTCCACGTTCCTGCAGCGTGCCTATGACCAGCTGATCCACGACGTCGCGCTGCAGAACCTGCCCGTGGTGTTCGCCCTGGACCGCGCAGGTCTGGTGGGTGCCGACGGGGCCACGCATGCCGGCGCCTATGACATTGCGTTTGTGCGCTGCATTCCCAATATGAGCATGGCCTGTCCGGCCGACGAGCGCGAAACGCGCCAGTTGCTGACCACGGCCTATGAGCAGGATCACCCCGTCTGCGTGCGCTATCCGCGCGGTGCCGGTGTGGGCATGACGCCGCTGGAGAGTCTGGAAGGTCTGCCCTTTGGCAAGGGCGAGATGCGCCGCGAATCGAGCTCCAAGAAGGTGGCGATTCTGGCTTTCGGCACCTTGCTCTACCCCGCGCTGCAAGCTGCCGAAGCGCTCGACGCCAGCGTGGCCAATATGCGCTGGGCAAAGCCGCTTGACGAAGCACTGCTGCTCAAGATCGCCGCCGAGCATGAGCTCATCGTCACGCTGGAAGAGGGTTGCGTCATGGGCGGCGCCGGCAGTGCCGTGATGGAATGTCTGGCTGCCAACGGTCTGAGCAGGAGCGTGCTGCAGCTGGGCCTGCCCGACGCGTTCATCGAGCATGGCGATCCCGCCAAGCTGCTGGCGCTGCAGGGGCTGGATGCCGCAGGCATCGAAGCCTCCATCCGCAAGCGTCTGGCTGCGGGCTGA
- a CDS encoding xanthine dehydrogenase family protein molybdopterin-binding subunit has product MGASDFSKLPHIGEAVLRREDDRFLTGAGQYTDDITLGAQAYAVFVRSPHAHARLRSVNVDAAKAAPGVVEVLTGADVAAAGINGLPCGWLITSTNGEPMKEPPHPILALDTVRYVGDQVAMVVAETLQQARDAAELVEVDYAVLPAVVNVADAAGGKKPGAVVHDIAPDNRCYQWAIGDKAAVDAVFAGAAHVTRLDLVNNRLIPNAMEPRVAIGSYNRAMDEYTLYVANQNPHVERLLMTAFVMGLPESKVRVIAPDVGGGFGSKIFLYAEDVCLTWAAKKLNRNIKWTADRSESFLTDAHGRDHVSHAEMAMDADGKFLAMRVHTDANLGAYLSTFASAVPTILYATLLAGQYTTPQIHIEVDAWFTNTSPVDAYRGAGRPEATYLLERLVSRCAWEMNLSQAEIRRRNFITSFPYQTPVALQYDIGDYQACMDQAEQLADVAGFAARRAASEARGLKRGLGYSSYIEACGLAPSNIAGALGARAGLFECGEVRVHPTGSVTVFTGSHSHGQGHETTFAQVVAARLGIAVEHVEIVHGDTGRVPFGMGTYGSRSISVGGAAIMKALDKIEAKAKKIAAHLMEASDADIDFAGGEFTVRGTDRKLPFAQIALTAYVPHNYPLDKLEPGLDETAFYDPTNFTFPAGTYICEVEVDPATGVVRVDRFSAVDDFGTIINPMIVEGQVHGGLAQGIGQALLENCVYDRDSGQLLTGSFMDYAMPRADDLPDFKLGTVCTPCTHNPLGTKGCGEAGAIGSPPAVINAVLDALHSLGVKDLDMPASPHRVWEAIDAARP; this is encoded by the coding sequence ATGGGTGCATCTGACTTTTCCAAGCTGCCGCATATCGGCGAAGCCGTCCTGCGCCGCGAGGATGATCGCTTTCTGACCGGCGCTGGCCAGTACACGGACGACATCACGCTGGGCGCACAGGCCTATGCGGTGTTTGTGCGCTCGCCCCATGCCCATGCGAGGCTGCGCAGCGTCAACGTGGATGCCGCCAAGGCGGCACCAGGCGTGGTCGAGGTGCTCACGGGTGCCGATGTGGCGGCCGCCGGCATCAACGGCCTGCCCTGCGGCTGGCTGATCACCAGCACCAATGGCGAGCCCATGAAGGAGCCGCCGCACCCGATACTGGCCCTCGATACCGTGCGCTATGTGGGCGACCAGGTGGCCATGGTGGTCGCCGAGACCCTGCAGCAGGCGCGTGATGCGGCCGAGCTGGTGGAGGTCGATTACGCGGTGCTGCCAGCAGTCGTGAACGTGGCCGACGCGGCGGGCGGCAAAAAGCCCGGTGCCGTGGTCCACGATATCGCTCCCGACAACCGTTGCTACCAGTGGGCGATTGGCGACAAGGCGGCAGTGGATGCGGTGTTTGCCGGCGCCGCCCATGTGACCCGTCTGGACCTGGTCAACAACCGCCTGATACCCAATGCCATGGAGCCGCGCGTGGCCATAGGCAGCTACAACCGCGCCATGGACGAGTACACGCTGTACGTGGCCAACCAGAACCCGCACGTGGAGCGGCTGCTGATGACGGCCTTCGTCATGGGCCTGCCAGAGAGCAAGGTGCGCGTGATTGCGCCCGATGTGGGCGGCGGCTTTGGCTCCAAGATATTTCTGTATGCCGAGGATGTCTGCCTGACCTGGGCTGCCAAGAAGCTCAACCGCAATATCAAGTGGACGGCCGATCGCAGCGAGTCCTTTCTGACCGATGCGCATGGCCGCGACCATGTCAGCCATGCCGAGATGGCCATGGATGCCGATGGTAAGTTCCTCGCCATGCGTGTGCACACCGACGCGAATCTGGGCGCCTACCTGTCCACTTTCGCCAGCGCGGTGCCCACCATCCTTTATGCCACCTTGCTGGCGGGCCAGTACACCACGCCGCAAATCCATATCGAGGTCGATGCCTGGTTCACCAACACTTCCCCCGTGGATGCCTACCGGGGCGCTGGCCGTCCCGAGGCCACGTACCTGCTCGAGCGCCTGGTCAGCCGCTGTGCCTGGGAAATGAATCTGTCCCAGGCCGAGATCAGGCGTCGCAACTTCATCACCAGCTTTCCCTATCAGACGCCCGTGGCGCTGCAGTACGACATCGGCGACTACCAGGCTTGCATGGATCAGGCCGAGCAACTGGCCGATGTGGCGGGCTTTGCGGCGCGGCGCGCCGCCAGCGAGGCCAGAGGCCTCAAGCGCGGCCTGGGCTACAGCAGCTACATCGAAGCCTGCGGTCTGGCGCCCAGCAATATTGCCGGGGCGCTGGGCGCACGTGCCGGTCTGTTCGAGTGCGGCGAGGTGCGCGTCCACCCCACGGGCAGCGTGACGGTGTTCACGGGCTCGCACAGTCATGGCCAGGGGCATGAGACGACTTTTGCCCAGGTGGTGGCGGCGCGGCTGGGCATTGCCGTCGAGCATGTCGAGATCGTCCATGGCGATACGGGTCGCGTGCCCTTTGGCATGGGAACCTATGGCTCGCGCTCCATCAGCGTGGGTGGCGCTGCCATCATGAAGGCGCTGGACAAGATCGAGGCCAAGGCCAAGAAGATCGCCGCCCACCTGATGGAGGCCAGCGATGCCGACATCGATTTCGCGGGAGGCGAGTTCACGGTGCGCGGCACCGACAGAAAGCTGCCGTTTGCCCAGATTGCGCTGACGGCCTATGTGCCGCACAACTATCCACTGGACAAGCTGGAGCCGGGGCTGGACGAGACTGCTTTCTACGACCCCACCAACTTCACCTTCCCGGCCGGCACCTATATCTGCGAGGTCGAGGTGGACCCTGCCACGGGCGTGGTGCGCGTCGACCGCTTCAGTGCCGTGGACGATTTCGGCACCATCATCAACCCCATGATCGTGGAGGGTCAGGTTCATGGCGGACTGGCCCAGGGGATAGGTCAGGCGCTGCTGGAGAACTGCGTCTACGACCGTGACTCGGGTCAGTTGCTGACCGGCAGCTTCATGGACTACGCCATGCCCCGCGCCGACGATCTGCCCGACTTCAAGCTGGGCACGGTCTGCACGCCCTGCACTCACAACCCGCTGGGCACCAAGGGCTGCGGCGAGGCCGGGGCCATAGGCTCGCCGCCCGCCGTCATCAATGCCGTGCTCGATGCCCTGCATTCCCTGGGCGTCAAGGACCTGGACATGCCTGCCAGCCCACATCGGGTGTGGGAGGCCATCGATGCTGCACGCCCCTGA
- a CDS encoding TRAP transporter substrate-binding protein: MDRRSLVKHVGMAGVLAAGVAPAVRSQEVLRWRLVTSFPKVLDAISGGAEKFAQSLRLMSGGQIEVSVHSAGELMPAFGVMEGVQNGVVEMALTAPYYFTDKDYCFALGCAVPFGLTARQMDAWMEYGGGRKLMDDFYAQYNIKSLSAGNTGTQMGGWYRKEIRTVQDLHGLRMRAGGGLLGDALQKLGVQAVNMPIADAQQALEKNRLDAVEFVGPYDDQKLGFGKIAPYYYYPGWWEGGAELAYFINTKSFAALTPELRAMVEAAAAQAAKDLTAKYLAYNPAALKKLLSERVQLRAFPRELMDAGFKAVMATMAEHEAKSAQFKKIHRSMRGFQHDQLLWDRFSEFRYASYMSAVRL; this comes from the coding sequence ATGGATCGTCGCTCACTCGTCAAACATGTGGGCATGGCTGGTGTGCTGGCTGCTGGCGTGGCTCCGGCGGTGCGCAGCCAGGAGGTGCTGCGCTGGCGCCTGGTGACGAGTTTTCCCAAAGTCCTTGACGCCATTTCTGGTGGGGCCGAGAAGTTTGCCCAGTCGCTGCGTCTCATGTCGGGTGGTCAGATCGAAGTCAGCGTGCACTCTGCGGGCGAGCTGATGCCCGCGTTTGGCGTGATGGAGGGAGTGCAGAACGGCGTGGTCGAAATGGCCTTGACGGCACCGTACTACTTCACCGACAAGGACTACTGCTTTGCTCTCGGGTGCGCCGTGCCCTTCGGTCTGACGGCGCGGCAGATGGACGCCTGGATGGAATACGGCGGCGGGCGCAAGCTCATGGATGATTTCTACGCCCAGTACAACATCAAGAGCCTGAGCGCCGGCAACACCGGCACGCAGATGGGCGGCTGGTACCGCAAGGAAATCAGGACCGTGCAGGACCTGCACGGGCTGCGCATGCGCGCCGGCGGCGGCTTGCTCGGCGATGCGCTGCAAAAGCTGGGCGTGCAGGCCGTCAACATGCCTATTGCGGATGCGCAGCAGGCGCTGGAAAAGAATCGCCTCGATGCGGTGGAGTTCGTCGGCCCCTATGACGACCAGAAGCTGGGCTTCGGCAAGATCGCTCCCTACTACTACTATCCGGGCTGGTGGGAAGGTGGCGCCGAGCTGGCCTATTTCATCAATACCAAGTCCTTTGCAGCCCTGACGCCCGAACTGCGGGCCATGGTGGAAGCCGCGGCGGCGCAGGCCGCCAAGGATCTGACGGCCAAATACCTGGCCTACAACCCTGCGGCACTCAAGAAGCTGCTCAGCGAACGCGTGCAGCTGCGCGCCTTTCCACGCGAGCTGATGGATGCGGGCTTCAAGGCCGTGATGGCCACCATGGCCGAGCATGAGGCCAAGTCGGCGCAGTTCAAGAAGATTCACCGCAGCATGCGCGGATTCCAGCATGACCAGCTGCTCTGGGATCGTTTCTCCGAATTCCGCTATGCCAGCTATATGAGCGCGGTACGGCTGTAG
- a CDS encoding TRAP transporter small permease subunit, whose protein sequence is MQALLALSRAIDRLNAFVGKYSIWLIFAATFISAANAIVRKAFDTSSNAFLEVQWYLFAWSFLIAAGYTLLHREHVRIDVINSRLSKKAQVWIDIIGFAFFLTPLCLTILWLSMPVVIQMYQSGEVSGNPGGLIRWPVWTAIPVGITLLLLQGISELIKRIAFLTGDGPDPMGKLSDKSAEEELAEALRAEADRKQAEALAAQAKA, encoded by the coding sequence ATGCAGGCTTTACTTGCCCTGTCCAGGGCTATCGACAGGCTCAACGCCTTTGTCGGCAAATATTCAATCTGGCTGATATTTGCCGCCACCTTCATCAGCGCCGCCAACGCCATTGTTCGCAAGGCCTTCGACACCAGCTCCAATGCCTTTCTGGAAGTCCAGTGGTATCTGTTCGCATGGTCCTTTCTGATTGCGGCGGGCTACACCCTGCTGCACCGCGAGCATGTGCGCATCGATGTGATCAACAGCCGTCTGTCCAAAAAGGCCCAGGTCTGGATCGACATCATCGGCTTTGCCTTCTTTCTCACGCCTCTATGCCTGACCATTCTGTGGCTGAGCATGCCGGTGGTGATTCAGATGTACCAGTCCGGCGAGGTGTCGGGCAACCCCGGCGGACTGATCCGCTGGCCTGTGTGGACAGCGATTCCTGTGGGCATCACCTTGCTGCTGCTGCAGGGCATCTCCGAGCTGATCAAGCGCATTGCCTTCCTGACCGGTGACGGCCCCGACCCCATGGGCAAGCTCAGCGACAAGAGCGCCGAGGAAGAGCTGGCCGAGGCCCTGCGTGCCGAAGCCGATCGCAAGCAGGCTGAGGCGCTGGCCGCCCAGGCCAAGGCATAA